A stretch of Eriocheir sinensis breed Jianghai 21 unplaced genomic scaffold, ASM2467909v1 Scaffold358, whole genome shotgun sequence DNA encodes these proteins:
- the LOC126991894 gene encoding histone H3.v1-like isoform X2, with protein sequence MYFCETASFVRVVKGLLPAEAELKAPTTAFPFLKLFRRYNTGTTSLPQHLADGDHEEGPTPVKDMYGENKQHEMEYEKRTELLELLQLEETYNNDDDEEEEEKKEEEEVEEKEEEVMVKVKEEEEEEGKEKKEEEEKVGMDHKEQDELSLFLELMEVVAAQEEALKKPPDLEQITQRKGKEEGQETEGASLKEQDELSLFLELQELVAAQEEALRQPKDGEQVTQEEEEKKEGVSPREQDELSLLHELVAAQERALEELKGAENIRQKPRKRVTFSLDNLDLPVKERELYEGREYFRCGRRLLTLRPELRREDNSSPVGVAPPRRPSRIPVPRPARRVLTGNTAQPPCHAPPHTAITPIARPVGSCLPIPCRTHAHAPSAN encoded by the exons ATGTACTTCTGCGAGACTGCAAGTTTTGTGCGCGTGGTGAAGGGCCTGCTGCCCGCTGAGGCGGAGCTGAAGGCGCCGACCacggccttccccttcctcaaacTGTTCCGGCGATACAACACCGGGACGACGAGCTTGCCCCAGCACCTGGCTGACGGCGATCACGAGGAGGGGCCGACACCTGTCAAAGACATGTACGGAGAGAACAAACAGCACGAAATGGAGTATGAGAAACGAACGGAGCTTCTAGAGCTCCTTCAGCTGGAAGAGAcatacaataatgatgatgatgaggaggaggaggagaagaaggaggaggaggaggtggaggagaaggaggaggaggtgatggtgaaggtgaaggaggaggaggaggaggaggggaaggagaagaaggaggaggaggag aaggtgggaatGGATCACAAAGAGCAAGACGAACTGTCTTTGTTCCTCGAGCTGATGGAAGTAGTGGCGGCacaggaggaggcgctgaagaaaCCTCCGGACCTCGAGCAAATCacacagaggaaagggaaggaggaggggcaggagacgGAGGGAGCAAGCCTCAAGGAACAAGACGAGCTGTCTTTGTTCCTGGAGCTGCAGGAACTAGTGGCGGCACAGGAGGAAGCGCTGAGGCAACCCAAGGACGGGGAGCAAgtcacacaggaggaggaggagaaaaaggagggcgTGAGCCCAAGGGAACAAGACGAACTGTCTTTGCTCCACGAACTAGTGGCGGCACAGGAAAGGGCGCTAGAAGAGCTGAAGGGCGCGGAGAACATCAGGCAGAAGCCCCGCAAGAGAGTGACATTCTCCCTGGACAACCTGGATCTCCCCGTCAAGGAGCGGGAGCTGTACGAGGGGCGGGAGTACTTCAG GTGTGGCCGCCGCCTCCTGACGCTGCGCCCAGAGCTACGCCGCGAAGACAACTCCAGCCCTGTGGGcgttgccccgccccgccgcccctcccGCATCCCAGTGCCCCGGCCCGCCAGGAGGGTCTTGACAGGGAACACAGCACAACCCCCCTGCCACGCCCCTCCCCACACTGCCATAACACCCATCGCCCGCCCGGTAGGGTCCTGCCTCCCCATACCCTGCcgcacccacgcccacgccccatCCGCCAACTAA
- the LOC126991894 gene encoding trichohyalin-like isoform X1, with translation MYFCETASFVRVVKGLLPAEAELKAPTTAFPFLKLFRRYNTGTTSLPQHLADGDHEEGPTPVKDMYGENKQHEMEYEKRTELLELLQLEETYNNDDDEEEEEKKEEEEVEEKEEEVMVKVKEEEEEEGKEKKEEEEKVGMDHKEQDELSLFLELMEVVAAQEEALKKPPDLEQITQRKGKEEGQETEGASLKEQDELSLFLELQELVAAQEEALRQPKDGEQVTQEEEEKKEGVSPREQDELSLLHELVAAQERALEELKGAENIRQKPRKRVTFSLDNLDLPVKERELYEGREYFRFGRGLLALRPSLRRQDNKKPRKTVTFCLDNAPLPVKERELYEGREYFRCGRRLLTLRPELRREDNSSPVGVAPPRRPSRIPVPRPARRVLTGNTAQPPCHAPPHTAITPIARPVGSCLPIPCRTHAHAPSAN, from the exons ATGTACTTCTGCGAGACTGCAAGTTTTGTGCGCGTGGTGAAGGGCCTGCTGCCCGCTGAGGCGGAGCTGAAGGCGCCGACCacggccttccccttcctcaaacTGTTCCGGCGATACAACACCGGGACGACGAGCTTGCCCCAGCACCTGGCTGACGGCGATCACGAGGAGGGGCCGACACCTGTCAAAGACATGTACGGAGAGAACAAACAGCACGAAATGGAGTATGAGAAACGAACGGAGCTTCTAGAGCTCCTTCAGCTGGAAGAGAcatacaataatgatgatgatgaggaggaggaggagaagaaggaggaggaggaggtggaggagaaggaggaggaggtgatggtgaaggtgaaggaggaggaggaggaggaggggaaggagaagaaggaggaggaggag aaggtgggaatGGATCACAAAGAGCAAGACGAACTGTCTTTGTTCCTCGAGCTGATGGAAGTAGTGGCGGCacaggaggaggcgctgaagaaaCCTCCGGACCTCGAGCAAATCacacagaggaaagggaaggaggaggggcaggagacgGAGGGAGCAAGCCTCAAGGAACAAGACGAGCTGTCTTTGTTCCTGGAGCTGCAGGAACTAGTGGCGGCACAGGAGGAAGCGCTGAGGCAACCCAAGGACGGGGAGCAAgtcacacaggaggaggaggagaaaaaggagggcgTGAGCCCAAGGGAACAAGACGAACTGTCTTTGCTCCACGAACTAGTGGCGGCACAGGAAAGGGCGCTAGAAGAGCTGAAGGGCGCGGAGAACATCAGGCAGAAGCCCCGCAAGAGAGTGACATTCTCCCTGGACAACCTGGATCTCCCCGTCAAGGAGCGGGAGCTGTACGAGGGGCGGGAGTACTTCAGGTTTGGGCGCGGCCTGCTCGCCCTGCGTCCCAGCCTGCGCCGCCAGGATAACAAGAAGCCCCGCAAGACGGTTACCTTCTGCCTGGACAACGCCCCCCTGCCCGTCAAGGAGCGGGAGCTGTACGAGGGGCGGGAGTACTTCAGGTGTGGCCGCCGCCTCCTGACGCTGCGCCCAGAGCTACGCCGCGAAGACAACTCCAGCCCTGTGGGcgttgccccgccccgccgcccctcccGCATCCCAGTGCCCCGGCCCGCCAGGAGGGTCTTGACAGGGAACACAGCACAACCCCCCTGCCACGCCCCTCCCCACACTGCCATAACACCCATCGCCCGCCCGGTAGGGTCCTGCCTCCCCATACCCTGCcgcacccacgcccacgccccatCCGCCAACTAA